From the genome of Paralichthys olivaceus isolate ysfri-2021 chromosome 4, ASM2471397v2, whole genome shotgun sequence:
ACTTGCTTGCAAAGCAACACAAATGCATACTGATactgatatatttgttttttttattagtagAAGTTCACGGTAATTGCAGAAGCTGCTGGTGAGGATTTAAATGTGGACAGTTGGAGGGCAGCAGCAGGTAAGCTGGCACTCACACATTCAACCAGCTAACAAGACACTGCCTTCCAGCCACCCACGACAAGACAGCGTAACAACCACACATCTCAAAATAATCCTTACTCTCTCCTATTTGCAAACAGTCTTCGGTGAATCAGGATGAACGTGTCCTCGACCCCGCACAGCATAAACGGTGAAATGTAAACTGTTAAGGTAGCAGAGCAGAGTGAGCTGACACAGGAAAACGTCAGCTAACATTACACTGCCTCCCAACCAGTCACACAGCTCGTGAGGCCACGTGAACGGAGATGAATGTTAATCATGGTGTTAACTGTTAAATGTGAGGTTTGCTTGTATGAAAGCAACAATTCTCAGAGGTCGGTtgaaagcagcagtgaggagTGCAGCTGGCAGCTGTCAGTCGTACAGtaacacagccagcagcggtcaCTGCCACACTGTCACCATCAGTCAATCCATCAGTCTGCTAATCTATTTATCTAtacaatgagaaaaacaaagtcattTTTTACAGACGATAAAATGGAGTAGAAACACACCAATAATAGATATTAGTGTGCGAACAGATTAAGTTTAATGAAATTTAACGacagggttttattttttttccccactttctttaaagcaacacgatgtaacttttactgagcaacagcgcccccttcagtcccactcactgaacagaaacacaagtgagcagtggatattacccatgatccccggcttcctgaaccagaagagctgccgctgatacaaatccaccaaactctgtttagaattcttcatattttaaagtttcctgctgaacattggagataaactgtGGTTTTGAATGACTTCTCGGTCTTTTTAACTGAGCCACAGTTCAGCTTTACTCTTCaacttgctggacctgattctgacGTTTTAAGGAGATCGTACCCACTCACTGAAGTTACATAGAGCTAGAACATTCAGGACTgttcagggtgaggaggaggaatgaaTGAGGAAAGATTCTCTCTATTCCAACTCtgtgaaccatcaaactcaaTTTTGAATCTGCTGtttcaatgtaaaaaaaagttgcagTGTATCTTTGACAATATGTTCTATTATACTATAAAATCATTTAGGTCATGAAAccacttccttttttctttttaaattagaaataaatctaaatgataAATTTTACtcatatagcacctttcaaaacacagcgacaaggtgctttacaagcTTAAAATGAAAAGGTAGACTATGAGAATTATAAGAACTAATCCTGGGTGGAGGTTGTTGGGCCATGGCGGGAGAGAATTCCAATTTTACAGATTATTATTCCCTCTTACCTTGAAGGGGtagttcctcctcttccccacaAAGTCTCTGAACATTTCCCTCATATCGTCCTGGTCatgaacaaacaaagaaaagaataagttgctcatcatcatcatcatcatcagaaaaCCATTCTCCACATGCAAAACTTCAACAAAAGTGGATTCCATATACCTCCAAATATAATTATTCAGTAAATTGAGGATTATTAAAACATAAAGTGTTGTTCGCTCCATGCTGAACATGTTAATGCAAGGAGGAACAGTCGTGTGTTTAGAGTTTGAAGTGGTTGCCtggtagcagcagcagcagcagcaacaggccACAGAGTGAAAGGAAGGACATATAGttcataagataagataagataattctttattagtcccacaatgggggaatttgcagtattacagcagGGGAAATCAAAATAGACATGAGTAAGTATATAATAtgcaatacttaagtgtaagaaaaaatgaattgattaaAGTAATACAGTGTAAAAAGAGGCAACGTATGTGTAGTGAGTGGATTGCACATGAACCATTGGTATTCcacagacagatgaatataTAGCACACTGCATATTGCTCAGTTAAGAGATAATTAAAACTCAAAGCTCACCCATTCATCTCGAGGTTTCCAGACGAATCTCCAGCGATCATGGCTGAGTTTCCTTCCCTGTGTGCGGGCAGTGGGAGCACTGGGAGCCGGTCATGCCTGGTGCACCTGtcgcctcctctcctgctcctctccggGCTCCGGCCTCTAAATACTCCCCCCGGGGCGGACGGTGGCGCGGGAAGCTCCGTCCTCCGAGCTGCTATTGGCGGTTACACGTGGACCCGAGTCGCTCTTGAGTATCTGTTGGTGATGATCAGTTCAGGGACTTGTTGTCTCCGTGTCCTGTTGGTTTCCACTGGAAactaaagagacagaaaacaaaagagcaacGCGGTGATGTTGTAAATCTGGAGCGTGTTCACATCAGTTAATAACACAAGGACAGACGCTTATTTCTCTTGTTTGTCAGGTAAATACCCAAACACACTCAGAGCTTTATCAGTGTTTGACATTGTGATGATTTATTATAACAATAAGAAtcataataagaataaaacaattatgtcatcatcattattataaaatgaaataagaagGTATGATTAATATTAATAGGCCTATAATTAATAACGTTTTATTTCCACAATAACAGTTGGCAGAATagcaatataataataacagtaactattaaatgaatatattatttttattttgcaactcacaataaaatacattctTTGATTCATTAAAAGttaagaagatttatttttagtcaaataaatgtttgtacttAATTGCCCAAATTAAAGAGacaatgtgaaaaatatttaattctcAGTTTATTCTAAGTAAAGTATTATATTTTAAACTGGGGATTCAACAAAAAATAGTTTAGTCTATTTAAGTAATTTTTCTCTTATTCTAGTagttaaacaaaacaattttcCATAGcccaatttaaaaaatacaataataataaaaaaacaccaacaccatgaaattaaagcaaaatacattatatttaatatatatttttgattaatagcttatatctatatatatatatatatagatgcatctatatatctatatatctgtgGACCCTCAGGTCCCAGTGTAATGACGAGCTGCTGTGGCGCTAAGTTCACTGAACGGCGCGAGCGGACTCATGTCGTCACCACCTGTCACTTCCATATGTGCTCACACCGCGGGCTCGCGCCTGTGCACCAGGTGCGCGCTCTGCACAGAACAGAACAGCTCCATcatcagagcagcagaaaaaacacGAGACACTAGAATCAATCGATTATCAACAGCCAGCAATAGACTGAACACGTGACTGCTGCAATGAAACAAAGCACCTGTGATAATAATCATATATCAACCATCAGGTGCTGGTTTTCTCCAACTCATTCAATTTATCTTTCTTTTATCATGCTGTGATTTTTTTATAGTTTCTTCATGTGTTCTATTGCTCAAAATAAGCAGAGGCCGAATTAAACTACAGGCTTTTAGTTAAAAATGTtgataatattaaataaataacagcctGTAATTGTCTAATTAAGTATTATGTGGGcccatttgttttattcttctatcttgttttctttttgttgctttaaattaattattttatagtGTTTTAAATCTATGATCTGCATTGATAATACATTCAATGCACCTCTGCATGTCCACCCTCCAGCCTCAGCATCCCTCCACAGGTTCAGTGAATGAAGGGATTTTCTCCGCCTCGTTTCCCGCGGGACTCGGTCTGCTCTGCAGGCTGCACGAGGTTTGGCTTCGGTCACCTTAGAGActcattgtgtctgtgttttccttcaCCCCTCCCGCACCGTCCCCCCGCAGTTTCGCGGTAGCTTAACCGGTCAAATGTGTCACAGGCAGCTTATGAAACAAAGCTGCGGTGTGAGGCTGCATGTGTGCGGCGCTGCAGGCCAGAGACAAACCGTGTGTTTGCAGTTCAAGAGGCTGGAGCAGCGACCTGCTGGTGTTGAGCTGAGCTGACGTGAGGGTCTGACAACAACAGCCTCCCGATTGTTGCACGTTGGCAGCAGGAACGTGCATTGTTGGCATTGAATGTTTTAGGTCAATCACTGGGGTCAGGGTTAGTCAGGTATCTGGATATATGGAGCATAGTGCAAGAGGTGTTTCaattctgcagctctgcagattGGGATAGTCTCAAACAGCAACAGGCCCATGTAGTTAGTTATTCGTCTGTAATTTTGCATTTGGTTTGTGCCTCTTTGGTCATTTTTACATCAGGTGTGACCCGTTTTGTTTCTAGATGGTCGTTAAACATCCCTTAAGTCCATCACTAATTCAGCATCTTTGACTTGTATTCATTACGTCTTTCTTTCCCGGGCTCCTTGTCCTCTATAGTTTGCAGGATTGTGATGGTGGATGGTGGATCGCAGATTGGGATCATGTGATCATATCTTGTTGACAGTTAAGATCAGAggatgtgatttgtgaatatgggctgtacaaataagcGTTGATTGACTGATCaattgctttgttttcattttattaacttTCTAACTGTAGTTTACAGTCACTTATGGCTGGGCTCCACACATCTGCAGGGATCTATGTGCTTAATGTTTaatccatattcacaaatcacagtatATCTCATTGGGCTCATGGGGCCTGAGCTGAGTGAGGTTTGGTTAAAGACtataatgtgaaaatgtgagTGTATGATGTGCCATAGGGTGTCTGCACTTTTTAGTATTTGTTGACTTTCATTTATGatatatttttgataataaaagtataatttGAAGAGGGGAATGATGTAGTTTGGTATTATGTGTGTCCCTGGGTGGGACTTGGTTTGGTCCCTGTTGCATGGGGTCCCCCAAATGCCCCTGGACATTTTGGCTGAACTGAATTTATTAGTTGATCACACATCCTGTCCTGTGATGTAGCCGTCAATGATTCAACCTCGCTTTTAATTTCTCCTTATCTTCATTTGTGTTGTCAAATCCCGGTGTTCACGACAGAAGCATCCTGCAGCAGTTCTGTGAGGGGTCTCAGCGATGCCTTCACTGCTCTAAAGTAAACACGGCTCAGGGGGAGTTGGGGGAGTTTAAACAGGTGTCTGAGCAGAGGTGTAACATTGTCCTCTGCCACGCTGCCTCACAACAATCCTGCGTTTTACAGCTGAAGCCCTCAACAGTGAGGCTGGAGAAAGATCCCATCACTGATACCTACAGGTCAGAAGGTCACATCCTCTCTAGATAAGTTCGtcatttcttcatgtttggatttcctctgttttttcctcACCCATGATTGAAAGATGTAACATGAGACTGGAGAATACTGTTTATATATGAGAacaaaaatcttttaaaaaaagagaaggataCAAACACGGATGTTGCTGCAATACATCATGAGTCAGGCCTCAGACCACACAGTcactcagacagagacaaaaggaAAGGAAGTCCCTGTTTTTTAAAGAGGTCACAGGTTCACATTTGTTTCACAAGGTTAAACAAGGAAAACGGTTTCTCTCCATTTGTTTAACTATCACCTGAGTGTCCCCTATAACGTCACCTTTTCCATACTTCAAAAAAATCCCAAGTGGGTTTTTATAAATCACTTTTATTCCCAAACTTTCCATTTTTGAAGACAAAAACATCCTGTGAGGTGCAAAACTAAACATGACATTGGGGCTTGTAAACAGAAACGCAATGTAAACAACAGCCTGGGCAGTATTATTTCCTTTGTTAAGCACCAGCAATTAGCTTAGGAGCTACCTGAGGAAGACATAATTTAATCATTTACAGATGTCACCATAGATTACTGGTTAAGCATTAACAGTTGCTGCCCACCCACACTTCCCTCCCGTCtttcacagcagcttcacagcagcttcacatcGTTTATTTGAAGCATATATTGGATCTGATTTTTGCATTTGTCAACCATAGTTTCAGCTGTGGTTGGGAACCCAGCGAAATCTGTATCCACCCTGCTGAGTCCTCGAGGTGAAGGCTCGTCCATGAGGAAACACCTGAGTCCTTATGGTGCAGTGCTCTCTGATAGAAGTTCTGAAGGATGAGACACTCTCCTCAGCCTCTGCTCCGTCACTCCTCACGCTCATGTCTTTGGATATAGAAGTCTGTAGGCCCGAGAACGCACCGAACATTCGCACGGTCTCCgattcctgctgtgttcttgtTGCAGTGGCAGTGCTGTGCAGGACGGCATTGCAGCGTGTGCTGATGTCTCTGAGCATGTCCTCCACTGAGTCGGACGACTCTGTCTCATATCCTTCATCCAGCCGCTGCCGCTTACAGGGACTCAGAGAAGTTCTATCACCACTACACAGAACTGGCTCTCTTTCGTTTGGGTCTCTGACTGTCATCAGTTTCTGGGGAAAAAGAtggaatatataaatataaatatacatcaGATGTAATCAATTAAGATAACAATTTCAATTTATGTAGTATCCAGGATGAAGCTGTGTTCGTCACTCACTTCCAGCACTGAGGCCAGGTGCTTTGCTCGACTGGCCAGTTGCCTGAGGTGAAGATTTCTCTCCTGCAGAGAGTCAAACTCTGCCTGTTGTCGGTGAAGAGTCTCCTGGAGCTACAGATGCAATACACGAAATCAGGTTTGagaatcatttatatttaccaacataatcattaaaaaaaaatctaaacaggCCTTTCAATATACTGTAGGAATATAcagttatttcaaatgtaacCTGGGTTAATACAGTTTTCACACATGACTGTTTGTGAATGATTCAATTCTGGAGTGGTCATCAGCAGGGCTTTGACATTTCTTGAAAAGCTCTAACATATCAAAATATTCTAAATGCATAATCTGGATCCACTACAACACAAATCACATACAAGCATTGCTTCATCGTGTGCGCCACTGTCATCAACCCCAGATTTCCACACTGCTCACATTTACCTGATTGTTGATTTCCACAGACTGTCCCAAAGCCCTGCCGTGACACTGGGCGATGCCCCGCCACTGAGCTCCATCCTGGGCAGGTGGGTTAGCAGCTTTTTTGAATGGGTTGATGAGACTTTCCTCTGGAGAGAACTCTGGTTGAGGGGTGAGGGGAGGAATGACACATCCCTGAAATGGGACCAGTTCACCTGGAGACAGACTGCTCTCCAGCGTGGTGGGAGAATCtgacagaggaaacaaacatcCAGAGATTCAGCCAAACCATCTCCTCAGATGAAGATCATAACCATGATTATATAGTTgtaacagtgacacacacattcaatctCTGTGTAGAAGAAATTCTCATTTGCTCACCTGCCATGAAATCCAGCGCATAATCTCCAAAATCTTGGTCATCTGCATCAGATTCATTCACCTgtgcacaaataaaactgaagatTAACACAAATGATCGATATTAGGACACAGCTGATAAATGAAAACGATCAT
Proteins encoded in this window:
- the mcidas gene encoding multicilin, with the protein product MEMPRDSNVFGASCHSQMTQHRRRAAVNRKDKARVPRSSSPVTVYVELPGIIEQAFSTIAWDDLEECASAVRRESNSLGSQVNESDADDQDFGDYALDFMADSPTTLESSLSPGELVPFQGCVIPPLTPQPEFSPEESLINPFKKAANPPAQDGAQWRGIAQCHGRALGQSVEINNQLQETLHRQQAEFDSLQERNLHLRQLASRAKHLASVLEKLMTVRDPNEREPVLCSGDRTSLSPCKRQRLDEGYETESSDSVEDMLRDISTRCNAVLHSTATATRTQQESETVRMFGAFSGLQTSISKDMSVRSDGAEAEESVSSFRTSIREHCTIRTQVFPHGRAFTSRTQQGGYRFRWVPNHS